The following are from one region of the Candidatus Margulisiibacteriota bacterium genome:
- a CDS encoding S-layer homology domain-containing protein yields the protein MKRALVLILALCLMSCPVSAAAKSIKGKKAEKPSIEEFRFRDVPDTHWAAKAVYRLVKMGVTQGYPDGTFRGNKNITRFETALFLSKLADSTGAAGMEKLSAELRSELKELKAEMEERNPYRLSGYYETKMFIGNVLANNNTGAPHGPVINYRVKTALESSPRPDSSLKINLDTMDAGYYGGYQDIATKLFDIEGVLKMDAPIPMVFKATSGPGPQQHLYNSPVMPSEYGITYVRPYNSLGVSAKVYGSDLGFSYTAHNVSTNDAVTPGQVGAGQYTGSLAWDTKLPVINRTRVTLSGDYFVKDNTAGQLASFMPKIELASDPSEKVKFSATVAGGAFRSFTHSNLMLKAGLALLDHFNSGTTADIQLFLVGGRYLTEPQQLDQWSLIGYDPFDRPRVNGARAIQAKITQRLADSLSLGFKGNIDLSSDYMYGPGHLNSRMTYEAGLNMGDPEGSVATISYRLDMDPNSATPNTDLLMFGLSSSF from the coding sequence ATGAAGAGAGCGTTGGTATTAATTCTTGCGCTGTGTCTGATGTCCTGCCCCGTTTCTGCGGCGGCAAAGAGCATTAAAGGAAAAAAAGCGGAAAAACCTTCGATAGAAGAGTTCCGTTTCAGGGATGTGCCTGACACCCACTGGGCCGCAAAAGCGGTCTATCGTCTGGTAAAGATGGGAGTGACCCAGGGTTATCCCGACGGGACCTTTAGAGGCAACAAGAACATCACCAGGTTCGAGACCGCCCTGTTCCTTTCCAAGCTTGCCGACAGCACCGGCGCCGCGGGGATGGAAAAGCTTTCGGCGGAACTGAGGTCCGAACTCAAAGAACTGAAGGCCGAGATGGAGGAGCGCAATCCTTACAGATTGTCCGGCTATTATGAAACAAAGATGTTCATCGGCAATGTGCTTGCCAACAATAACACGGGGGCTCCGCACGGACCGGTCATAAATTACAGGGTAAAAACTGCTCTTGAGTCCTCTCCGAGGCCCGACAGCTCTCTTAAGATAAACCTGGACACCATGGACGCCGGCTACTACGGAGGCTACCAGGATATCGCCACTAAACTTTTTGATATCGAAGGCGTACTTAAGATGGACGCTCCCATCCCGATGGTGTTCAAGGCCACCAGCGGCCCCGGTCCGCAGCAGCATCTTTACAACAGCCCGGTAATGCCTTCGGAATACGGGATAACCTATGTGAGGCCCTATAACAGCCTGGGAGTTTCTGCCAAAGTTTATGGTTCGGATCTTGGCTTTTCCTACACCGCGCACAATGTCAGCACCAACGACGCGGTCACCCCGGGACAGGTGGGAGCGGGACAGTACACGGGCTCGCTTGCATGGGACACAAAACTTCCTGTCATTAACAGGACAAGAGTTACACTGTCAGGCGATTACTTTGTGAAAGACAATACAGCCGGACAGCTGGCTTCTTTTATGCCAAAAATAGAACTTGCCTCCGATCCGTCCGAAAAAGTAAAATTCTCTGCGACTGTGGCGGGAGGGGCGTTTAGGTCATTTACGCATTCAAACCTCATGCTGAAGGCCGGGCTTGCGCTGCTGGACCATTTCAATTCCGGGACCACGGCAGACATACAGCTGTTCCTTGTTGGAGGAAGGTATCTTACCGAGCCGCAGCAATTGGACCAGTGGTCGCTCATAGGTTACGATCCGTTTGACAGGCCCAGGGTGAACGGGGCAAGGGCCATCCAGGCAAAGATAACGCAAAGACTAGCGGACTCGCTTTCTCTGGGATTTAAGGGGAATATAGACCTGTCCTCAGATTACATGTACGGGCCGGGACATCTTAACTCAAGAATGACCTATGAGGCAGGCCTAAATATGGGAGATCCAGAAGGCTCCGTTGCAACTATTTCCTACAGGCTTGATATGGACCCCAATTCAGCAACTCCGAACACCGATCTTCTGATGTTCGGGCTCTCAAGCAGTTTTTAG